From Streptomyces durmitorensis, a single genomic window includes:
- a CDS encoding M28 family metallopeptidase gives MKLSVPGRATAAAVIAVTGLLTTNAISSAAPAPTAAAPDISVANVQAHLSQLQSIAASNGGNRAHGSAGYKASVDYVKGKLDEAGFTTSLQEFTSNGKTGYNLIADWPGGDADQVVMAGSHLDSVGSGPGINDNGSGSAAILETALTVAREQYKPTKHLRFAWWGAEELGLVGSSHYVDKLPADERSKIKDYLNFDMIGSPNPGYFVYDDDPTIEKTFKDFYGGLDLATEPDEEGDGRSDHAPFKDAGVPVGGLFSGADYEKTAEQAQNWGGTAGEPFDKCYHSACDTESNIDGTALNHNSDAVAYAVWGLSS, from the coding sequence ATGAAGCTCTCCGTTCCCGGACGCGCCACGGCGGCCGCCGTCATAGCCGTCACCGGCCTCCTCACCACCAACGCGATATCCTCCGCGGCCCCCGCCCCCACGGCGGCCGCCCCCGACATCTCCGTGGCCAACGTCCAGGCCCACCTCTCGCAGCTGCAGTCCATCGCCGCGTCCAACGGCGGCAACCGCGCCCACGGCAGCGCGGGCTACAAGGCCTCCGTCGACTACGTGAAGGGCAAGCTGGACGAGGCCGGATTCACCACGTCCCTCCAGGAGTTCACCTCCAACGGCAAGACCGGCTACAACCTCATCGCCGACTGGCCCGGCGGCGACGCCGACCAGGTCGTCATGGCGGGCTCGCACCTCGACAGCGTCGGTTCGGGCCCCGGCATCAACGACAACGGCTCGGGCTCGGCCGCGATCCTGGAGACCGCGCTCACCGTGGCGCGCGAGCAGTACAAGCCGACCAAGCACCTGCGGTTCGCCTGGTGGGGCGCCGAGGAGCTGGGACTCGTCGGCTCCTCGCACTACGTCGACAAACTGCCGGCCGACGAGCGTTCGAAGATCAAGGACTACCTGAACTTCGACATGATCGGCTCCCCGAACCCGGGCTACTTCGTCTACGACGACGACCCCACGATCGAGAAGACCTTCAAGGACTTCTACGGCGGCCTCGACCTCGCCACGGAGCCCGACGAGGAGGGCGACGGCCGCTCGGACCACGCCCCGTTCAAGGACGCGGGCGTCCCGGTCGGCGGTCTCTTCAGCGGCGCCGACTACGAGAAGACCGCCGAGCAGGCCCAGAACTGGGGCGGCACGGCCGGTGAGCCGTTCGACAAGTGCTACCACTCCGCGTGCGACACGGAGTCGAACATCGACGGGACCGCGCTCAACCACAACAGCGACGCCGTGGCGTACGCGGTGTGGGGTCTCTCCTCCTAG
- a CDS encoding AraC family transcriptional regulator: MDALGDLLRGVRADGALFNRTVLSGPWESEHSEGAALTLATVVRGTARVTVVPGTPCALREGDAAVVCTTAPFALSAAGSDECELVTGAYQLDSAVGRRLISMLPPLLIVPAGDDCMPILELIAAEVAADRPGRQYVMDRMLDWMLACTLREWFDLPDACPPAWYRALGDEVVGPALHAMHDEPSRPWTVASLAARAQVSRAAFARNFAELVGRPPMAYLTEWRMTLAAELLAEPGATVAAVAGQVGYADGFSFSDAFKRIRGIAPSGYRASLTAGRPDSGSGSGSLRAAG; encoded by the coding sequence ATGGACGCACTGGGGGATCTCCTGCGCGGCGTACGCGCGGACGGAGCACTGTTCAACCGCACGGTCCTGAGCGGGCCCTGGGAGTCGGAGCACAGCGAAGGGGCGGCGCTGACGCTGGCCACAGTGGTGCGCGGCACGGCCCGCGTCACGGTCGTGCCGGGCACGCCCTGCGCCCTGCGGGAGGGCGACGCGGCCGTGGTCTGCACGACGGCCCCGTTCGCCCTCTCGGCCGCGGGCTCCGACGAGTGCGAACTGGTCACCGGTGCCTACCAGTTGGACAGCGCCGTCGGCCGGCGCCTGATCAGCATGCTGCCGCCGCTCCTGATCGTCCCCGCGGGCGACGACTGCATGCCCATCCTGGAACTGATCGCCGCGGAGGTGGCCGCCGACCGGCCGGGGCGCCAGTACGTGATGGACCGGATGCTCGACTGGATGCTGGCCTGCACCCTTCGCGAGTGGTTCGACCTGCCGGATGCCTGTCCGCCCGCCTGGTACCGCGCGCTCGGCGACGAAGTGGTCGGCCCCGCCCTGCACGCCATGCACGACGAGCCCTCGCGGCCCTGGACGGTGGCCTCGCTCGCCGCACGCGCCCAGGTGTCCCGGGCGGCGTTCGCCCGCAACTTCGCGGAGCTGGTCGGCAGGCCCCCCATGGCCTACCTCACCGAGTGGCGGATGACGCTCGCCGCCGAGCTGCTCGCCGAGCCGGGCGCGACGGTGGCCGCCGTGGCCGGACAGGTCGGGTACGCGGACGGCTTCAGCTTCAGCGACGCCTTCAAGCGGATCCGCGGCATCGCACCGAGCGGCTACCGCGCCTCGCTGACCGCAGGGCGCCCGGACTCCGGCTCCGGCTCCGGCTCGCTCAGGGCGGCGGGCTGA
- a CDS encoding flavodoxin family protein: MTRKFLFVLGSSRPEGNTEILARRAAEQLSSDVEQRWLNLADHPLPDFEDLRHDSDYVRPSGDSTATLLDATIEATDIVIASPLYWYSVSATTKRYLDYWSGWLRIPGVDFKATLTGRTLWGVTALADKEPVVAEPLVGTLRNSAAYLGMRFGGVLLGNGSKPGDVLKDERALTEAKTFFAQEPPLARFPYEN; the protein is encoded by the coding sequence ATGACCCGCAAGTTCCTCTTCGTGCTCGGCAGCTCCCGCCCCGAGGGCAACACGGAGATCCTGGCCCGCAGGGCCGCCGAACAGCTCTCCTCGGACGTCGAGCAGCGCTGGCTGAACCTGGCCGACCACCCGCTGCCCGACTTCGAGGACCTCCGCCACGACAGCGACTACGTCCGCCCGTCAGGCGACAGCACTGCGACGCTGCTCGACGCGACCATCGAGGCGACCGACATCGTCATCGCCTCGCCCCTGTACTGGTACTCGGTCTCGGCCACCACCAAGCGCTACCTCGACTACTGGTCGGGCTGGCTGCGCATCCCCGGCGTCGACTTCAAGGCCACGCTGACCGGGCGCACCCTGTGGGGCGTGACGGCGCTGGCCGACAAGGAGCCGGTCGTCGCGGAGCCGCTCGTCGGCACCCTGCGCAACTCCGCCGCGTATCTCGGGATGCGCTTCGGCGGCGTACTGCTCGGCAACGGCAGCAAGCCCGGCGACGTACTGAAGGACGAGCGGGCGCTGACGGAGGCCAAGACGTTCTTCGCGCAGGAGCCGCCGCTCGCGCGCTTCCCGTACGAGAACTGA